From a single Candidatus Baltobacteraceae bacterium genomic region:
- a CDS encoding type II toxin-antitoxin system HicB family antitoxin, whose translation MPKNFDELGNKMTPEQLERSDAKAQILLQIQKILARPYRREFRQDDDGSWFARIVEFPGCMTVGATREEADQMLDDAAVNWLTVMLEDRDPDSGTDRGPVTTPSAREQGCSSPASAFA comes from the coding sequence ATGCCCAAGAATTTCGATGAGCTCGGAAACAAAATGACGCCCGAGCAGCTCGAGCGTAGCGACGCGAAGGCACAGATCCTATTGCAGATCCAAAAGATTCTGGCTCGCCCATACAGGCGCGAGTTCCGACAAGACGACGACGGATCTTGGTTCGCACGTATCGTCGAGTTCCCGGGCTGCATGACGGTCGGCGCTACGCGTGAAGAGGCCGACCAAATGCTCGATGATGCCGCCGTCAATTGGCTGACGGTTATGCTTGAGGACAGGGATCCCGATTCCGGAACCGATCGCGGCCCCGTAACCACTCCCAGCGCTCGCGAGCAGGGTTGCTCGTCGCCGGCCTCGGCCTTCGCGTGA
- the rpmG gene encoding 50S ribosomal protein L33 — MAKKETRVMVVLACTECKRRNYNTQKNKQKTTDRLELNKYCRFCRCHRAHRETK, encoded by the coding sequence ATGGCCAAGAAAGAGACGCGCGTGATGGTGGTTCTGGCGTGCACTGAGTGCAAGCGCCGCAACTACAACACGCAGAAAAACAAGCAGAAGACGACGGACCGGCTGGAACTCAACAAGTACTGCCGCTTCTGCCGCTGCCACCGCGCCCACCGCGAAACGAAGTAA
- the secE gene encoding preprotein translocase subunit SecE: MNEQKKTAQSIAGGDFVRGVIAELRRVTWPTREEWVSATILTIVLVVGIGFFTFVLDQFFGWLFTLIHPVSG, translated from the coding sequence GTGAACGAGCAGAAAAAGACGGCCCAGTCGATTGCCGGCGGAGATTTCGTCCGCGGGGTGATCGCTGAATTGCGGCGCGTCACGTGGCCGACGCGCGAAGAGTGGGTTTCGGCTACGATCCTCACGATCGTGCTGGTCGTGGGTATTGGCTTCTTCACATTCGTTCTCGACCAATTTTTCGGATGGTTGTTTACCCTCATCCATCCGGTAAGCGGGTAA
- the nusG gene encoding transcription termination/antitermination protein NusG: MVHTYSGYENKVKANLERRIHSMGMQDKIFRVLVPMEDEVEFKDGKRKITPKKVFPGYVLVEMIMDDQSWYVVRNTQGVTGFVGSPGPGEKPVPLQDKEVKTILKQMGIEAPKLKIDFKKGDRVKVTSGPFFDFTGVVDEIAPEKERLRALISIFGRETPVELEFFQVEKV, translated from the coding sequence GTGGTGCACACCTACTCGGGTTACGAGAACAAGGTCAAAGCCAACCTCGAACGCCGCATCCACTCGATGGGCATGCAGGACAAGATATTCCGCGTGCTCGTTCCAATGGAAGACGAAGTTGAGTTCAAGGACGGCAAGCGCAAGATTACGCCCAAGAAGGTGTTCCCGGGTTACGTCCTCGTCGAAATGATCATGGACGACCAGTCGTGGTACGTCGTGCGCAACACGCAGGGCGTCACCGGATTCGTCGGCAGCCCCGGCCCGGGCGAAAAACCGGTGCCGCTGCAAGATAAGGAAGTCAAGACGATCCTCAAGCAGATGGGCATCGAAGCGCCCAAGCTCAAGATCGACTTCAAGAAGGGCGACCGCGTCAAGGTTACGTCCGGACCATTCTTCGACTTCACCGGTGTGGTCGACGAAATCGCGCCGGAGAAAGAACGCCTGCGCGCGCTCATCTCGATCTTCGGCCGCGAAACGCCGGTCGAGCTCGAGTTCTTCCAGGTGGAAAAGGTCTAG
- the rplK gene encoding 50S ribosomal protein L11: MAKKVVGKIGLQIPAGKATPAPPIGPALGPYSLNIMDFCKQYNERTASQAGMIIPVEITVFEDRTFTFITKTPPASFLIKQALKLESGSKEPNRNKVGKLTQKQLEEIAKVKMPDINANDIEAAKKIIAGTARSMGVEVEA, encoded by the coding sequence GTGGCTAAGAAGGTCGTAGGCAAAATCGGCCTACAGATTCCCGCCGGCAAAGCGACGCCGGCGCCGCCGATCGGTCCGGCACTCGGACCATATTCGCTCAACATCATGGACTTCTGTAAGCAGTACAACGAACGTACTGCCTCACAGGCCGGCATGATCATTCCGGTCGAGATCACCGTTTTCGAAGACCGGACGTTTACGTTCATCACCAAGACGCCGCCGGCGTCGTTCCTCATCAAACAGGCGCTCAAGCTCGAGTCAGGCAGCAAGGAGCCCAACCGCAACAAGGTTGGCAAGCTCACGCAGAAGCAGCTCGAGGAGATCGCCAAAGTAAAGATGCCCGATATCAACGCCAACGATATCGAGGCGGCGAAGAAGATCATCGCGGGGACGGCACGTTCGATGGGCGTGGAGGTGGAAGCGTAA
- the rplA gene encoding 50S ribosomal protein L1 gives MPQHHGKRFKKLVTDYDRKALFSTPEAVALVKKNANAKFNETVEAHIRLGVDPKKSDQNVRGTVLLPHGTGRTVRVIAFAKGDNAKAAQEAGADIVGDQDLIDKVKGGFTEFDVAVATPDMMAQVGKELGRVLAQKMPNPKAGTVTPNIGGAIRDIKAGKVEFRLDKTGIIHTIVGKANFDEDQLLENVSTLLDAIVRAKPAASKGTYLRSVTLTSTMGPGVKVDPNRIKATA, from the coding sequence ATGCCGCAGCATCACGGAAAGCGATTCAAGAAACTCGTCACCGACTACGATCGCAAGGCGCTGTTCTCGACCCCCGAAGCCGTGGCGCTCGTGAAGAAGAACGCCAACGCGAAGTTCAACGAGACCGTCGAAGCGCATATTCGCCTTGGCGTCGATCCCAAGAAGAGCGACCAAAACGTCCGCGGCACGGTGCTTCTTCCGCACGGAACGGGCCGCACCGTTCGCGTGATTGCGTTCGCAAAAGGCGACAATGCCAAGGCCGCACAGGAAGCGGGAGCGGATATCGTCGGCGATCAGGACCTCATCGACAAAGTCAAGGGCGGCTTCACGGAGTTCGACGTTGCCGTGGCAACGCCGGACATGATGGCGCAAGTCGGTAAGGAGCTCGGTCGCGTTCTCGCGCAGAAGATGCCCAATCCGAAGGCCGGAACCGTGACGCCGAACATCGGCGGCGCGATTCGCGACATTAAGGCCGGCAAGGTGGAGTTCCGTCTCGACAAGACAGGCATCATCCACACGATCGTCGGCAAAGCGAACTTCGACGAGGACCAGCTGCTCGAAAACGTCTCGACCCTGCTCGACGCGATCGTTCGCGCGAAGCCGGCGGCGTCAAAGGGTACCTATCTGCGCAGCGTTACGCTGACGAGCACTATGGGCCCGGGCGTCAAGGTCGATCCGAACCGCATTAAAGCGACGGCGTAG
- a CDS encoding carbonic anhydrase, translated as MAHSSDSVDRGKFLRSTGLGLAAAALVDGEAMAAGGGAPAPAASNPEQALALLKAGNSRFVAGNSTCGPLTARRMELTQGQSPFAIVLGCSDSRVPIETVFDQVPGHIFVVRLAGNFADANGLGSMEYGVAVLKASLILVLGHTACGAVDATVKYVNQGTTVPGHIQGLVTAIAPAVKKGESLDEAIAGNVKANVAAIPANSSIIGDAVKSGQIRVIGGVYELHTGKVRFV; from the coding sequence ATGGCGCATTCTTCGGACTCCGTCGACCGGGGCAAATTCCTACGGTCGACCGGCCTCGGCTTGGCCGCGGCGGCTCTTGTGGACGGTGAAGCGATGGCCGCCGGGGGCGGCGCCCCGGCTCCGGCCGCGAGCAATCCCGAACAGGCACTGGCCCTCCTCAAGGCGGGCAACAGCCGCTTCGTCGCCGGCAACTCAACCTGCGGCCCCCTGACCGCCCGGCGGATGGAACTCACCCAGGGCCAGAGCCCGTTTGCGATCGTGCTGGGATGTTCGGACTCGCGCGTGCCGATCGAGACGGTGTTCGACCAGGTACCCGGCCATATTTTCGTGGTCCGGCTAGCCGGCAATTTTGCCGACGCCAACGGTCTGGGCTCGATGGAATACGGGGTCGCGGTGCTCAAAGCGTCGCTGATCCTCGTTCTCGGCCATACGGCCTGCGGCGCCGTCGACGCAACCGTAAAATACGTGAATCAAGGGACGACCGTGCCGGGCCACATCCAGGGCCTGGTTACGGCGATCGCCCCGGCCGTAAAGAAAGGCGAGTCGCTTGACGAGGCGATCGCCGGAAACGTGAAAGCCAACGTAGCCGCAATTCCGGCAAACTCCAGCATCATCGGCGACGCGGTCAAGAGCGGTCAGATCCGCGTGATCGGCGGCGTGTACGAACTCCACACCGGAAAAGTTCGTTTCGTTTAA